A region from the uncultured Macellibacteroides sp. genome encodes:
- a CDS encoding ABC transporter permease, whose amino-acid sequence MLIHYFKIAFRNMWKYKTQSLTGIFGLAFGLACFVPAVYWMRYETSYDSFYPDADHIYRIYAVEKQSGKVNEGVSRIFEKKLHEKFPAIEASTVCITEQENCSVEGIPHIRLRTLYTDSTFFGIFPQEFVSGDARQSLQVLNNIILTETVAVRLFGDVEKAIGQQVQTKMRSSLPPYTVTAVVKDPSPNTNLQFDVIIYHNMLKYFTELPEEAQWTMFFMNLYVKLHPDTDVNKLAEQMRDFTTQLGVNSNIELRMLPISDVRHQLNTDIPFTLNFIGLFVASGMLLLFSAIFNFLNLYLDLFRQRIRELRLRTVHGASVGQLVIQMMFELLCAILLALFLACSFVYIARPVFSGMLNITIEIPQLIQLFFVCGIGVMVLILLIGSIFFWRLSHLSTFPESERKITGKPALRRVAVIMQLAVSIIFIVAALVVMMQMRFVNRKDLGFDSRGMIQLSGFLDYSGKVQGALEHELAAIPQVESITQANFEPRHKADIYTMITEVEWPGKSSFEKPAFNVIYTDNQFAETFRLKMLTGEWWYNGETQKIVLNEEAAQVMGLSDPEGSIIRIPSFDDTSIIVEYKVAGVVNDFHTLSLRNRIQPTIFLPSSQSSNILYIRVAPGQELEAMQRITAILPDIDATLADARLTKVDELYDHLNWSEQVGLKMFSVLATVCMLISLFGIYAAAVAATRRRRKEIAIRKVVGAEVGNIIRMFFREYTLQVITAGVVALPLAYLVMSSWLQGYAYRINISWWLLCGVIVGVVIVILLTVFMQVLKAASSNPAEVVKNE is encoded by the coding sequence ATGTTAATCCATTATTTCAAAATTGCTTTCCGCAATATGTGGAAATACAAAACGCAGTCGCTTACTGGTATTTTCGGGTTGGCTTTCGGACTTGCCTGTTTCGTTCCCGCAGTTTACTGGATGCGCTATGAAACTTCTTACGACAGTTTCTATCCCGATGCGGACCATATTTACCGTATTTATGCTGTGGAGAAACAATCGGGTAAGGTGAACGAAGGTGTTTCGAGAATTTTTGAAAAGAAATTGCACGAAAAGTTTCCGGCAATTGAAGCCTCTACCGTTTGTATAACCGAGCAAGAAAATTGCAGTGTTGAGGGAATTCCACACATCCGACTGCGTACGCTTTATACCGACAGCACTTTTTTTGGTATTTTTCCACAGGAATTTGTCAGCGGCGACGCCAGACAGTCGTTGCAAGTCTTGAATAACATTATCCTTACGGAAACTGTCGCCGTACGTTTGTTCGGAGATGTGGAAAAAGCTATTGGGCAACAGGTGCAAACGAAAATGAGATCTTCACTACCACCTTATACCGTTACAGCTGTGGTGAAAGACCCGTCGCCAAACACTAACTTGCAGTTTGACGTTATTATTTATCACAATATGCTTAAATATTTCACTGAGTTGCCTGAGGAGGCTCAGTGGACAATGTTTTTCATGAATCTGTATGTAAAGTTGCATCCCGACACTGATGTTAATAAACTTGCAGAACAAATGCGTGATTTTACTACACAATTGGGTGTAAATTCCAATATTGAGCTACGGATGCTGCCGATAAGCGACGTCCGCCACCAACTAAACACTGATATACCATTTACGTTGAATTTTATAGGACTGTTTGTTGCATCTGGGATGCTGTTGTTGTTCAGTGCGATATTCAACTTCCTGAACCTATACCTCGACCTTTTTCGTCAACGTATCCGTGAGTTGCGTCTGCGCACGGTACATGGGGCTTCAGTCGGTCAACTCGTTATACAGATGATGTTTGAATTGCTTTGTGCTATTCTTCTGGCATTGTTCCTGGCTTGTTCTTTTGTCTACATCGCCCGTCCCGTATTTTCCGGAATGCTTAATATTACGATAGAAATACCACAACTGATTCAATTATTTTTTGTTTGCGGAATAGGGGTGATGGTGTTGATACTTTTGATAGGTTCTATTTTTTTCTGGCGGTTGAGTCATTTGTCCACGTTTCCTGAGTCGGAAAGAAAAATAACCGGGAAGCCTGCATTGCGTCGTGTGGCTGTAATCATGCAATTAGCCGTCAGTATAATATTCATAGTCGCGGCATTGGTAGTAATGATGCAAATGCGTTTTGTCAATCGCAAAGATTTGGGATTCGACAGCCGTGGAATGATTCAATTGTCCGGGTTTCTAGATTATTCGGGGAAAGTCCAGGGAGCGCTGGAGCATGAACTTGCAGCTATCCCTCAAGTCGAGAGCATCACCCAAGCCAATTTCGAGCCTCGACACAAAGCTGATATTTATACTATGATCACCGAAGTAGAATGGCCGGGAAAATCATCTTTCGAAAAGCCGGCATTCAATGTGATTTATACCGACAACCAGTTTGCCGAAACATTCAGATTAAAAATGCTTACGGGAGAATGGTGGTATAACGGTGAAACGCAAAAAATCGTTCTCAATGAGGAGGCCGCCCAAGTGATGGGACTTAGCGACCCCGAAGGCTCTATAATCCGTATTCCCTCCTTCGATGATACCTCTATTATAGTGGAATACAAAGTGGCGGGAGTTGTAAATGATTTCCATACCTTGTCGCTTCGCAATCGTATCCAGCCTACCATTTTCCTGCCATCTTCTCAGTCTTCAAACATCTTGTATATCCGCGTCGCACCTGGCCAGGAGCTGGAGGCAATGCAGCGAATCACTGCTATTCTTCCAGATATTGATGCTACTTTGGCAGATGCTCGTCTGACTAAGGTAGACGAGTTATACGATCATCTCAATTGGTCGGAACAGGTTGGTTTAAAAATGTTTTCCGTATTGGCAACGGTTTGCATGTTGATTTCACTGTTTGGTATTTATGCCGCCGCAGTAGCCGCAACGCGCCGGCGACGTAAAGAAATAGCCATCCGCAAAGTAGTAGGCGCGGAAGTCGGCAACATTATCCGCATGTTTTTCCGCGAATATACCTTGCAGGTTATCACTGCCGGTGTTGTGGCGCTTCCACTGGCTTATCTTGTTATGAGCAGCTGGCTGCAAGGATATGCCTACCGCATAAACATCTCATGGTGGTTATTGTGTGGAGTGATTGTTGGTGTAGTCATTGTGATTTTGCTCACCGTGTTTATGCAAGTATTAAAAGCTGCCAGTAGTAACCCTGCTGAGGTGGTGAAAAATGAATGA
- a CDS encoding lanthionine synthetase LanC family protein: MKYTEELNKKLIQSIEKTYPIGLAQGQMGICLYFYYLSRIEQEKKYKKIAENLLDNTLGKLSLDSSIGVESGLAGVALGIMQLIRDDFVEGDVNELLEEIDNVVFKRLAFLSDSSFYKKNELLHLLYYLSIRSDDQVNDEELYIFQELIIKVINLFYEGLNSDFFNEYYSFSVYHYHLPMFSYICSKLLKQNFYNEKLLKILEEFEYSIICRLPVLHANRLYLLCGMLPLIPYMKNPQWEKYIIFLRKEISLSNILKKEMKNKQIFVSNGLSMIYLLLYYLESNYPEYKITYNPQEFYDKIINSEAWTSLFKHDYFFNIHSGLLNGFLGVELVLSHIQKHNT; encoded by the coding sequence ATGAAATACACAGAAGAATTAAATAAAAAACTTATACAATCTATTGAGAAAACATATCCTATTGGTTTGGCTCAGGGTCAAATGGGTATCTGTCTTTATTTTTACTATTTATCTCGGATTGAACAGGAAAAAAAGTATAAGAAGATAGCTGAAAATTTGCTGGACAATACCCTAGGTAAACTTTCTTTGGATTCATCCATTGGAGTAGAAAGCGGATTAGCTGGAGTTGCGTTAGGAATTATGCAATTAATTAGGGACGATTTTGTTGAAGGTGATGTAAATGAATTATTAGAAGAAATTGACAATGTTGTGTTTAAGCGCCTAGCATTCCTTTCTGATAGCTCTTTCTATAAAAAAAATGAACTATTACATTTACTATATTACCTTTCGATACGGTCTGATGATCAGGTTAATGACGAAGAACTATATATTTTCCAAGAATTGATTATAAAAGTTATAAACTTATTTTATGAAGGGCTAAATAGTGATTTTTTTAATGAGTATTATTCTTTCTCTGTTTACCATTATCATTTACCCATGTTTTCTTATATATGTAGCAAATTATTAAAACAGAATTTTTATAATGAAAAACTCCTCAAGATACTTGAGGAGTTTGAGTATTCTATCATTTGTAGATTACCTGTTTTACATGCGAACAGGTTGTATCTCTTATGTGGAATGCTTCCACTTATTCCTTATATGAAAAATCCACAATGGGAAAAATATATAATTTTCTTAAGAAAAGAAATTAGTTTATCCAACATTTTAAAAAAAGAGATGAAGAATAAGCAGATATTTGTAAGTAATGGCTTATCTATGATATATTTGTTACTTTACTATTTGGAAAGTAATTATCCAGAATACAAAATAACTTATAATCCTCAGGAATTTTATGACAAAATCATAAATTCAGAGGCTTGGACGTCGCTATTTAAACATGATTATTTTTTCAATATTCATAGTGGATTGTTAAATGGATTTCTGGGAGTAGAATTGGTTTTGTCACATATCCAAAAACATAATACATGA
- a CDS encoding TIGR04149 family rSAM-modified RiPP — protein sequence MKSKKEIKKLGKLKLNQFSKTDLDERAMCLLKGGSSGAPGCSCGGTDYPRSYWKA from the coding sequence ATGAAATCGAAAAAGGAAATTAAAAAATTGGGTAAACTTAAATTGAATCAATTTAGCAAAACTGATTTAGATGAACGTGCAATGTGTCTTCTAAAAGGTGGTAGTTCTGGAGCTCCTGGTTGTTCCTGTGGTGGAACGGACTATCCTCGTTCTTATTGGAAGGCGTAG
- a CDS encoding ABC transporter ATP-binding protein has translation MIKVENLQKIFRTEEVETWALNNVSLGIEESEFVAIMGPSGCGKSTLLNILGLLDNPTKGMYCLNGADVSKYPEWQRTRLRKGVVGFIFQSFNLIEELNVFENIELPLLYMGVSSTERRKKVQTAMDRMQISHRNKHFPQQLSGGQQQRVAIARAVVANPKLILADEPTGNLDSQNGKEVMGLLTELNKEGTTIVMVTHSQHDAKYSNRIINMLDGRLVTELKL, from the coding sequence ATGATTAAAGTAGAAAATCTGCAAAAAATTTTCCGAACCGAAGAAGTTGAAACATGGGCATTAAATAATGTCAGTTTAGGAATAGAAGAGAGTGAATTTGTTGCAATAATGGGACCATCGGGTTGTGGCAAATCAACCTTGCTCAATATCCTTGGTTTGCTGGACAATCCCACAAAAGGTATGTATTGCCTCAATGGAGCGGATGTAAGCAAATACCCAGAATGGCAGCGCACTCGATTGCGTAAAGGAGTTGTTGGCTTCATATTTCAGAGTTTCAACTTGATTGAGGAGTTGAACGTGTTCGAAAATATCGAATTGCCACTACTCTATATGGGCGTTTCATCTACTGAACGCAGAAAAAAGGTACAGACAGCAATGGACCGGATGCAGATTTCACATCGCAATAAACATTTCCCACAACAATTATCAGGTGGACAGCAGCAACGCGTAGCTATCGCCCGTGCAGTCGTTGCAAATCCTAAACTAATATTGGCAGACGAACCTACAGGTAACTTAGATTCCCAAAATGGAAAGGAAGTAATGGGGTTGCTGACCGAGCTTAACAAAGAGGGAACAACTATCGTAATGGTAACTCACAGTCAGCATGATGCTAAATATTCAAACCGCATTATCAACATGTTAGACGGACGACTAGTAACCGAGCTGAAACTGTAA